The Leishmania mexicana MHOM/GT/2001/U1103 complete genome, chromosome 6 DNA segment CAAGCGCATGGCGTGAACAATGTGAGCTTGCACACGTGGAGAGCCACAGCGCGAACacgaagaaaacaaaagtcGGCAGCCGACTCAgcaacacgcacgccgctCTCCGCCGTATCCCGGTGCGCACTCAAGCCAGGGCGGCGGAACCCGACATGCACTCGAGTGTCTCGCGCACCACCGTGACACGCAGATCCTCAACATCGAGGAagccgtcgtcgtccttgCGCATACTCGAGGCGCTCCTTGAGAACTTCACCCTGCGAGAGATCGTGGCGCCGTGTCGGGCGTCCAGGTACTGGTTGCACGTCGTCTCCACTGACGGGAATTCATCACCGCTCTGGTAGTGGAGGCCAATGGTAAAGCTCATCTTTGTGATGCGATCCACAACACAGAACGTGGCCGTCTTGCGCATCGGCGGTGGgtactgcggcggcggcggcggcggcgaccacGACAATGGCGGTTGCGGCGTGGCACTGTCAACCGTCGCGGTCAATGCTCTGCAGCTCGCGCTGACGTCGATTGGGCTGCCAAAGTCCGCCATGAGCCCCAGAACCAGCTTCAGGAAGTGCAGCGGCtcgcggatgcggcggtACAGCGTGTGCTCCAGCCGTGGAATATGATCCAGGAAGCCGGCGCCCTGCTGCGCCATGGATAGTCGCGGAAGGCCGTGCAAATCAACGCAGCTGTGCAGAAATGGGATGAGGGAGTCGGCAGTATTCCCCTCCGTCGTGGCACCCGCTactccgccagcagcagcagcagcgtcacggaggcgcagcacgACCGACTCTGCAATGAGAGTAATCCTGCCAGTCGGCTGGGCCGTGCGgaagcgcgtgtgcacgtcgACCTCGACGCTAGTCAGCTGGTACGATGGCCTCCACTTGACATGGGAAACCTTGCAATAGAGAACTGCCAAGTTGTTCAACGACTGAAACACCTTCTCCGCCCGCCCCGTCACGAGTAGCGGCACGGTAAAGCTGATGAGAtggtggccgctgccgcccaaTGTAGGCGCGACAAGACCACGCACAGTGCGCTGCCCATCTGCCGACCTGATCAGCTTCAGCACCGAGTCGTATTCAAAAGAAAGCGCTggggaggcgctgcgcaggtggTCAATGAAGCGTGCTGCGTAGTGCCCCGCATAGCAGGCCTCCATCCAGTGCTTTAGGCGCGCCTGGTACGCTACCAGATCCTCGCCAAGCACACGTGatggctgcggctgcgctgtgAGGAAGGTGTAGTCGACGACCGCACTCTTATCGCTCATGGCGCTCGCCGTCGCGTCGTAAAGCACAAAGTCAAGCTGAGCATCGTCGTTCTCCGTCGATATGTCCCCATCATGTGGCCGTCGCTGTTGCCACCGCTCTTTCTGAGAGATGCGTGCCGCgtcagcggtggcggaggccaGCAGCAGACTGTGGGTATCTACGGTAAACCACGACACATTGCACACGGAGACcccggcgacgacgagcacATCGTCGTGCATGAGGGTCATGCTGATAGTGGTGAAGCGCCGTCTCCCTTCCGAGTCTCCCTAATGGATGTATTGGCGTCGTGTGACGCCCGTGGGTCTTtgcgtggagggggagggagagagcgagtcAACCACCGAGCAAGCACGGGCACGCACGCTACACGCGCATGTCGAGGGGGCGAAGAGGAGCGCAGTACACCGTCCGTTTGCACGCGTATACACGCTCAAGTCTAAGAAACGAAATACGTTCGGTAGAGCGATGCAAGGTACGCGAGGGAATCAcacaacagcagcgagcAATCGACTGCGCTGTCAGCCTTGTCCTTGCCTGTGGGATGCTGTGCGGCAAGGTGGTCGAGAGGgaagtgggggagggaggaggggggagtgcaTCGATAAAGGAGGtgcgtgagggagggagggtcaCAAACGGCGTCGTGAAAAACCGCAGAAAAGACaaagggaagaggcgcaACGCCCTTCCCACGAGAAGAAAGGCACTTGAACACATCTGGCAGCAGGTGCCAGCTACCAGGATCGTAGACACAACAAGAGACGAGACCACACGTAGTCCGCGATGCCGGCTTCCATGCGTCCTCAGTATCGAGGGCCACGTCAAGGTGCTCCGACACTGCCGACAGGGGTGGCTACTTTCTTGCAGGCGCTTGCGCTGGGGCCGTTGACGTCGTGATGCATTGGCcgtggtgcgcgtgtctgaGTGCATCCATTTCGATACGGAACCGGACCATGAGAGAAACCACGAGTAGGGTACAGTGAAAGATAGAGCGTGAGCTGGGCAAGCTGGCGTGTGACCGGGCATACGTGATGGTGGCGCATCCCCAGAAGTCAAAAGAAGGAGACGCGCAGGAGTAACACGAGTTGAGTGGCCTGCACTGgagagcggctgcagctgcgggagTCGAAGTGAGCCCTCCCAACCCCCTCTCACGCTGACGCCCCTTCCAGATAGAGACGCGCAGCCACCATCCACTCACCGCGGTAGCCTAGACACAAGAGGGAACCGTAGCGCAAAGAGGGGGAAGCGTACCAAGACCTGCCGCATCGAACAAGGAAAAGCAGGATGTTCAGCCAACAGAGAGCACATGAGCAggaagcagagagagaggccgCTCGGCctcacctctcctccctcccctcctccgcgcacCACACAACACGTCCCCCTCCACCCGCTTCCGGGGACTCTCGCATGCACAAACATCCCCACAAAAGCGCCGACAACACCAAATCACCGCACGGCGCACAAACCCATTCGAGGTGACCTGATGCCTCACCTGTATAACATCCCGCACCGTGCGCACTTCTGCGAAGACCATCATGcagtccctccccccacaccaccaccaaccacGACCCCGAGATGCAATCACTCCCGatttctttttctcctctcTAATCCGTCGCTTATCCGGGCTCTCGATCTCGTGGGTTGTCCGCGTCGGCGTGAGCGCCTCCTCTTGAGACACTCTTGATGTCCTCAGCCTCGAGGCGCTGACGGAGCGAGAgatgaggggggagggggcgtgaGAGACGAAaacacgcatacatacatacgtgtatatatatacacacagaTATATACACGTATACACGGAGAGACACAAGTATGTTATTCGAACGAGGGGGCGAGGGAGACATCACCAGCGCGGGTGTGCGTAACCGGATACGCATGTACATGACGAGAGTCGGAAATCCAAAGAACGAAAAAGAGTGGAAGCGccgcgcacagacgcacatgTACGCAGAGAGCCACCTCAGCATCTTCGAGAAGACGAAGGAGTGGTCGGTGGGAAGCTCGCCGTCGGACAAGCGCGTTCGCCCCACTCCACCAGCCGGCGTGCTTCACATCGGGCACATCgctggaggaagagaaaaatATGTAAAGCGAGAGCTTTCTGAATATTGCGTGAGGGTTGCCGCACGCAGGAGTGGCGAATTggggagtggggaggaggggaggcgcgAAAGTCGTCGCCTTACTTGAGATGGCTGGAGCGCCGTACCGCATGTGACGGTGCGTGCAGATGAACGCATCGGTGCCCGTCTGTGCGCACCTCTCCTGTCGTACGCCGGCAGAAGTACCCACAGTCGCCTCGTCCAgctcactccctccccctcttcggcgccctccacctccgccactcCCTCTCATCAAATCTTGACAAAACAAAGCGGGCGCGCACAGAAAAAGGGCGTGGGGCCACAGGATAAAGCAACGGAGACTACTGAACAAATTGCACGCAGATACGCGCGCACGTAGGAAAGCCGTTCGCTTGATGAGCGGTGCACACTCTACAAGTACGCGCAGTGACACCCATGGCCTGCACAGGAACACCCGCAAAGATGATCACAAGGaggagcgcctgcgcctctgcGTAGAGTCGAGAAAGCACAGAGATAAGGGAGACAAGGGTCAATAGAAAGCAGAGAAGCACGCAAGGCACAAACACAAGATGAGCGAAAGGAAAGTGGCACACAACACGCAGCACATGCGAAGCAGGTCCTCTTGCACTCCGTGAAAGAACACTTCAGCCGACCAGCAGACAccgcgagcggcggcgcagccgtGCTGCACGTGACACGACAGCTATGTGGCTAcaaggggggaagaggaggggggaaggcgtGTGGATGTGCGCTGGGGGACGGTACGAGTGGTATGCCGTCACCTTGGCAAAACAAGCACGAAGGTGCACAGAAAGCCCCTGACAcaacacacccgcacgcagACGCAACTCACCAACAGCGAGAGACACTAGAGGCGTGCCAAGGAAGCAGAAGGCAATGGAAGAGAGACGGAAATTAGTCCCGGTCAGCCCACGAAGAGGCGCCATGGAGAGGAGATGGACAAAGCCTTCGACGCAAGCATAGACGACATCAGCACCAGGACCACATGGCAGGATATAAATAAATATACAGCggagaaagagaaagaaagagagaggaggggaaagggtGCGGAGTGAGGAGGCCAGAAGGACAGGGGAGGCAAAACGTCACGGGCACCCACACACCAACGCACACTCCGACGCACGTGAGTGcagtccccacccctcctgcCCATGAAATAAAAAAACGAACACTGcggtgagtgtgtgtgggccgCAGCCATGTGAGAGGTTTCCCCTGCTCGATCTCCCGTCgaaagagagcgagcgagcgagaacCAAAAGGAAACAGCTCAccaggagagagagtgagacGCAAACACAGGCAGCGGCCGTTGGAGGAACAGAGCGCCTCTCATACACGTAGTGCGATGTGAACCGACAGGCGGACTCCACGCATCTTGCCTCATCCAGTCTTCGCGTGCACCTCGAGTTGAGGATAAGAGGGCGGCAACGcatccgctgcgccgtcacAACCTGACGGCGAGAGAAATGGTCTCGAGGGGGGACGGCAGCGCGAAAACACAGAAAGCACTAACGGCTTCCGAAGTGGCCTCGACAGAGCACGGATAAACTCGGCAAGAGCGATGAGGGAGCGCATATTCACAGGCAGCAGAGCGCGGACAAGAGGTCTGACGCCTCGACATTGACCTACCCCACATCCACCGTCACTGCAAGTCGGTGAAGCTATGCCCGCCACACCGCTCAACATTCTGCCCTTAACCACCTCTAGGCTCACAGAGAAGCGAAGCGGTGTCCTCACTTTCCCTCTGCCAGCCTTCACCACGGTACAAGGCCACAAAGCCGCTTGCTGCACTATCCACGAAAACCAGCTGCACAGCACACCTGTTTGCGTCTCTACATCTTCTCGTGAgcggccaccaccagcgcaaTCACGCTGATGCTGCGGAGCAGGAACAACATAACCACGAGCGACACCCACATGTACACACTCGCCGACTGCGGATCACCGTCAAACCCGAGCAGACGCATCACTGTGCCCCCGTCACGCGGCTGGTTGATGCAGTACCCGTCGCCCCAGCGGTAGTAGTCGCACGCAATGTGGTGCACATTGTGTAGCTCATTGCGCAGCACGAGGATGTACGCGTGCCGCGTGAAGGACGGCTTCTCCAGCCAGTACCAGTACGGGCGCAGACGGTCCGTGCTTGCGAAAAGGCCACCGCCTAGAGACAGCAGCATAAAGGAGACCGATGCGGTGCCAGAACTCACCACAAGCGACGGGAACGAGGTCGCGATCGTGAAGCCGAGGCCTGTTGCCacctgcgacagcagcgcaaTCACACCAAAGTAGTAGAAGAAGGAGCCGGGATGATGATGCAGCCCCACCGTCCAGTAAAGGATGCAGCTCTCCACCAGCACGGCAAGAATCTGCACGGGAAACTCGGCGAAACTGCGGCCAAGGAAGAACATCAGCGGCGAGTACGCACCAGCTTGCTGCTCACGCATGAACACGGCACGCGCATTGTTGAACGTATTGATCATGATGAACGTCGAGCTCATGGCACGGTTCATCACGGTCATGAACAGCACGCCCTGGCGATCCTGAACCCCCTCTATATTGTCCTGCACGTTCAAGAAGATCAGGCCTacaacgacggcgaagaagaTCGCCTGCGCCATGTACGAGAACAGGTACAGGGAGTCGCGCGAGATCTCTATCATCGTGCGCAGCGTCAGCTCGTACAACTGCACAGCCGGCGAGCTGCCGAACTTCGCAATGTACGCATCCAGGAACCGCGCAGCAGACGAATCACTGCGGCTCCTCGCgagacgcacagcggcagtgtGCGGCGTGCGAGGTGCGTCCTTCAGGTACTTGCGCCAACGCTTGATCAGGACATTGCTCGTCACGctgtcctgcagcagcaccatgtAGTAGTCCGTCGGCGTGTACTTGTCCGGGCACGGGAACCCGATGGACTCGAAGTAGTCCAGCGACGCAGCCATCGTCCCGTGGTACGCAATGCGGCCCTGCGTCATCAGCATCACGTCGTCGAAGTACGACAGCACCTCCGCAGTCGGCTGATGGATCGTGTAGATCATGGTGCGGCCCGTCCGCgacagctggcgcagcaggtgcaccaCCTTCGCAGATGTCACGGAGTCCAGCCCAGACGTCGGCTCGTCAAGCAGCAGGATCTTCGGGTCGCAGATCAGCTCGATCCCGATGCTGCACCGCTTGCGCTCCCCACCAGACAGCCCAGCCTCCAGGCCGGGAATGCCGACCTtcgtgccgcagcagtgccgcaaCCGCAGGACATTCAGCACCTCATGCACAcgctccgccgtctccgcaCGGCTCGTCccgcgccgcgtgcgcagcgagaaCCACAGCGCGTCGTAcggcgtcgacagcggcgagaTGATGTCGTCCTGCGCCACGAACCCCATCGCCTTGCGAAAGTGCCGCTCGAACTCACAGTCGCCCAGCTGGCGCCTCCCGCTCAGCGTCAGCTTACCGCCAGACGCTAGTCGGTCGCAGATCGCGTTCAGGAACGTTGTCTTGCCGGCACCGGACGACCCGAG contains these protein-coding regions:
- the ABCG1 gene encoding putative ATP-binding cassette protein subfamily G, member 1, with protein sequence MSRLDNEPAQGGITTDTENQENISNDGHQPISSGERNPRLHGSIIEFDSRTPKVDSVPNSYSLPLSWHRLCYSVGKKRILCRLTGTALPGRCLAVLGSSGAGKTTFLNAICDRLASGGKLTLSGRRQLGDCEFERHFRKAMGFVAQDDIISPLSTPYDALWFSLRTRRGTSRAETAERVHEVLNVLRLRHCCGTKVGIPGLEAGLSGGERKRCSIGIELICDPKILLLDEPTSGLDSVTSAKVVHLLRQLSRTGRTMIYTIHQPTAEVLSYFDDVMLMTQGRIAYHGTMAASLDYFESIGFPCPDKYTPTDYYMVLLQDSVTSNVLIKRWRKYLKDAPRTPHTAAVRLARSRSDSSAARFLDAYIAKFGSSPAVQLYELTLRTMIEISRDSLYLFSYMAQAIFFAVVVGLIFLNVQDNIEGVQDRQGVLFMTVMNRAMSSTFIMINTFNNARAVFMREQQAGAYSPLMFFLGRSFAEFPVQILAVLVESCILYWTVGLHHHPGSFFYYFGVIALLSQVATGLGFTIATSFPSLVVSSGTASVSFMLLSLGGGLFASTDRLRPYWYWLEKPSFTRHAYILVLRNELHNVHHIACDYYRWGDGYCINQPRDGGTVMRLLGFDGDPQSASVYMWVSLVVMLFLLRSISVIALVVAAHEKM